A window of Rhizobium oryzihabitans contains these coding sequences:
- a CDS encoding divalent metal cation transporter, which yields MYLQKLGFRWVEALVITLLGVITVCFTIQIALADPDWGQVILGFARPQRS from the coding sequence CTGTATCTCCAGAAGCTAGGTTTCCGTTGGGTCGAAGCGCTCGTAATCACGTTGCTGGGTGTGATTACCGTCTGCTTCACCATCCAGATCGCGCTTGCGGATCCCGACTGGGGACAAGTCATCCTCGGATTTGCCCGACCACAGAGATC